The Lasioglossum baleicum chromosome 15, iyLasBale1, whole genome shotgun sequence genome has a segment encoding these proteins:
- the Bcas2 gene encoding BCAS2 pre-mRNA processing factor isoform X1: MAGEVIVDALPYIDQGYDEPGVREAALAMVEEETRRYRPTKNYLEHLPPLNINAFETDVLKHEFERMQNRLPMEVLSMKRYELPPPLPGKMNDLAAWNESVENSSAQLEHQATRICNLELMMEYGCEAWKSYLEILVQLVSQAQKQLQSLRKKIQEVNWQRKSMQTQGGEKLRALEAQWVGLVSKNYEIEQACVHLEEEIQKSMMNKGEAVEINDVPGEEEPDIPGKSATEVMATEMNHQEQENQIIREIL, translated from the exons ATGGCAGGAGAAGTTATTGTAGACGCACTACCCTATATCGATCAAGGCTATGATGAACCAGGTGTTAGAGAAGCA GCCTTGGCGATGGTCGAAGAAGAGACAAGACGATACAGACCAACCAAGAATTACTTAGAACACTTACCACCGTTGAATATAAACGCTTTCGAAACAGACGTATTGAAACATGAATTTGAGCGAATGCAAAATCGTTTGCCTATGGAAGTACTTAGTATGAAACGCTATGAGCTGCCTCCTCCACTTCCAGGCAAGATGAATGACCTTGCAGCGTGGAATGAGAGTGTAGAGAACAGTAGCGCACAGTTGGAACACCAGGCTACTAG AATTTGTAATCTGGAATTAATGATGGAATACGGATGCGAAGCATGGAAGTCCTACCTGGAAATCTTGGTACAGCTAGTGAGCCAAGCGCAAAAGCAACTACAGTCTCTTAGGAAGAAGATTCAGGAGGTCAATTGGCAGAGAAAGTCGATGCAAACCCAAGGAGGGGAAAAGTTGAGAGCTCTGGAAGCACAATGGGTGGGACTAGTATCGAAGAATTATGAGATTGAACAGGCTTGCGTTCATTTAGAGGAAGAAATACAGAAATCCATGATGAACAAGGGTGAAGCTGTCGAGATCAATGATGTACCAGGAGAGGAGGAGCCTGACATTCCAGGGAAGAGTGCTACCGAAGTTATGGCAACAGAGATGAACCATCAAGAAcaggaaaatcaaataattagagaaattttgtaa
- the Bcas2 gene encoding BCAS2 pre-mRNA processing factor isoform X2, whose amino-acid sequence MVEEETRRYRPTKNYLEHLPPLNINAFETDVLKHEFERMQNRLPMEVLSMKRYELPPPLPGKMNDLAAWNESVENSSAQLEHQATRICNLELMMEYGCEAWKSYLEILVQLVSQAQKQLQSLRKKIQEVNWQRKSMQTQGGEKLRALEAQWVGLVSKNYEIEQACVHLEEEIQKSMMNKGEAVEINDVPGEEEPDIPGKSATEVMATEMNHQEQENQIIREIL is encoded by the exons ATGGTCGAAGAAGAGACAAGACGATACAGACCAACCAAGAATTACTTAGAACACTTACCACCGTTGAATATAAACGCTTTCGAAACAGACGTATTGAAACATGAATTTGAGCGAATGCAAAATCGTTTGCCTATGGAAGTACTTAGTATGAAACGCTATGAGCTGCCTCCTCCACTTCCAGGCAAGATGAATGACCTTGCAGCGTGGAATGAGAGTGTAGAGAACAGTAGCGCACAGTTGGAACACCAGGCTACTAG AATTTGTAATCTGGAATTAATGATGGAATACGGATGCGAAGCATGGAAGTCCTACCTGGAAATCTTGGTACAGCTAGTGAGCCAAGCGCAAAAGCAACTACAGTCTCTTAGGAAGAAGATTCAGGAGGTCAATTGGCAGAGAAAGTCGATGCAAACCCAAGGAGGGGAAAAGTTGAGAGCTCTGGAAGCACAATGGGTGGGACTAGTATCGAAGAATTATGAGATTGAACAGGCTTGCGTTCATTTAGAGGAAGAAATACAGAAATCCATGATGAACAAGGGTGAAGCTGTCGAGATCAATGATGTACCAGGAGAGGAGGAGCCTGACATTCCAGGGAAGAGTGCTACCGAAGTTATGGCAACAGAGATGAACCATCAAGAAcaggaaaatcaaataattagagaaattttgtaa
- the LOC143216639 gene encoding ubiquinol-cytochrome c reductase complex assembly factor 5-like: MAKFRLRRIVKRLADIVPFKFLGEFRFLPFCFLAGALLEYTMIHWHVGEVNFYRTYKKRRIEEAVEERLREMRTESVNA; this comes from the coding sequence ATGGCAAAATTCAGACTAAGAAGGATAGTAAAAAGATTGGCGGATATAGTGCCTTTTAAGTTTCTGGGTGAATTTCGTTTTTTACCGTTTTGCTTTCTTGCTGGTGCTCTTTTGGAGTATACTATGATACATTGGCACGTTGGAGAGGTTAACTTTTACAGAACATACAAGAAAAGACGCATAGAAGAGGCAGTTGAAGAAAGATTACGAGAAATGCGAACGGAGAGTGTCAACGCATAA